The sequence below is a genomic window from Lolium perenne isolate Kyuss_39 chromosome 7, Kyuss_2.0, whole genome shotgun sequence.
GCTCTTAGTTACTGTTTTCAAACCAGATACTATATAGTTATGCACATGAGCAGAAGGAACACAGAATTCTATTGTAGCCAGAAAGTACATGACTCATTCCTCAAAAGATGACTAAACTCCAACTTAAGTATCTAACTACCTATTTGAAATGAATTCGAAAAGTGCACATATTCAAATTAAATAAAAAGGAGAGGAACCTCACCGCCAAGCCATTTGTGTAGTCAAAGCAGCTGCAGGATGACAGAAGTAAAACCATTAGCTCAATATTAGGGAATGATGCCTACATATTTTTTAGATGTCCCAAGCAAGTTATATAGTGGGCGTAGCATACCTGTAGCATGATGGTGCAATAACATCAACCAGGTCGTTTGCTGGCAGGCAAAAATATGGGACCTGCTTTAAATTAGGCAATGAACAAACAAACTTGGCATACTCAATGCTGTAGAGTAACAGACAGGCAGGTAATTTACCTCTTCTATATGCCCGTCCAGATGCTTTAAGTGAACCTGCATATACTCATGgttatcgaaattggcaaagcagcaAAATCATAACTCCTGTTTGTCAGTACATCCTAAAAATGGTTGTTCAACTGTTGATTCCTAGAAGTAAATGATTCTGCTATTCAAATTAAGTATCACCTTGTAGTCCTGCATAAATTCGTAATGTAGAACAGTTTCTGGTTCAGTACTGGCAGCCTTCAAAAATTTATCAAGTCCTTCACGAGTACCATTGTCCACTGAGAATATTTACTAGTGTAAGACAAAAGCTCATATATATCCTCCATGCAGAACAGCACTTAAAAAAATAAAGATTGACTGATTTGGAGGTCCATCAGTACTTACCACAGTTTGTGCCAAGCACATAAAGCTTGTCCAAGCCAAGGTACTTCTCTATAGATCTCAAAGCTGTATTTCAAAGAGTATAATGGTAAGAAATTGTCAGATATGGTAAACCACCATGGTAATAGAAAAGGTTTTGCGTAAAACGTTAATACCTTGCACTTGGCAACCGACGCCACAAAAAAGAAGACGCTTTACACCAGCTGCCTGTCAAAGAAATTCATGAAACCCAGGTTTAAGAATAGTGATAAAAAACAGGACGTATGACACAACAATCAAGACATCATAGAATTATCTTTGGAGATAGCACCGAAAGTGGGCTTCTGTTCTGCTTTTGGAGACACAACTGGAAAGGGCTATTTACAAAGCAGTTCAGCTTAATGATCAAAGAGCGTATGTTCTTTACTTCAAATATCTGCCATCATGATTCATGACTCATGACCCATTTTTTGCTTCCATAGGTTACAGTAGCTAGCGGCAAAAGCAAAGTATATAAACATGAAGAAAAGATAGATTTACCTCTACTAAGGCGAGTGTATCCAAATTTGGTGATAatgttggcttgacccctttggctGCAATCACTTCTTCTGGAGTCCTAGCAAAGCACTTGAATATTACTTCCATTTTATCAAGAATGGGTAgcataaagcatgagttttgtcaTCAAAATGAAACAATCAAACACTTGTTTTTCCAATGCAAGTTCGCTCGTTCTATATGGTCAGTATCCAAGTAGCTTCTAGCTTGTATCCACCACATAGCGAAGCAAACATTTTTGGCAACTAGCTACATGGAATTGATATCAAGTAtagaaatgccataatatgatcacTTTGGCTATGTAAAAATGACAATATTTTTAAGGGCAAAAATTTATCTCTTATGCAGGTCATCTACCGGTGTACGATTTTTCTCCGTTTATGGATACTAACTTTCGAGCAATAAAACGCCAttcatcaaaaaaatgaaaaatgaaccgATAGACCAATAACAAGGTTCTTGGCATCATGAAGAACAAATGGCTAGGCCATGGACAAGGCTTTTAGCTCACACGCAAGCAAAAAATTTACTGAAAGTGCAGATGTATATGTATTGACTAATCAGAAGTGCAACACCAGACAAGTGATATTGTCAAATATCTTAAACTGACAAATAATCAATCCCTTGATACCTGGCTAAAACAGGCCTCGGAGCAAACCTATCGTCTGGATCACTGCAGATGGAGGTAATAAATAAGCAACATTAGTCAAGTCCGTGAGTTATTCTCTTGCAGTAGGAAGATAAAAATGTGGTATCCGATTCTTGTCTGGGTGCCTTTGTACACAAACCACTGCATCAACCATATCTGCTTTTAGCATCTCGACCGCGATTGTTGTGACTATTCCTGTCCATTGAGCTCCTACATGTAGTTGAGGCACATGTGAGTTCTGACATATATAAGCAGGTAAATTAATTTGACAAGAGGCAACTGCACGTAGTGGGATGAAATGAAGAAGGTAGGTAAGTGATACCTGGAACAGGTTCTGTCTTCCTGGCATACAGGAGCTGGTCATGCACCCCGAAGTACATTTCGTCCATGCTGTCCTTCCTGCCCCTCCCATGGACTATCGGTTCCAAATCCTACAGAAAGGGGTTAATCGTGTTCTCAACGTAAGCTCTCCATGAATGGCACACACGTTCATAGCAATAGTGATAGCAATGTGGAGAAACATTGAGGTGATTACCTCGACACGGGACATGCCGTCCCCGAGGAAGGCGCAGGCGTCTTTGACATGGGCGATGTAGTACGTGTCGCAGAGGCCGCAGCGACTACACTGGTCCTTGGCCGGGTAGACGCCTCCGGGAGTGATGGGCTTGGATTTCTCCCTCCAGTCCTCCCTCACCGCCTTCCGCTTCCCACTTCCCTTTCCCCCTAATCAATTCAACTCGATTCAGTTCATCGAGCTAGCTAGGAATTGAACTGAAGGTGCGTGATAGGTAGGTTAGGTAACCTGATGCGGAGGACGAGCACCGCGGGGTGAATGAGAAGCAGGGTTTAGGGGAGGTGTAGGAGAAGCAACGCGCGGCCATGGCCATCGTGCAGAGTCGGAGCAGGCAGGAAGGCAAACAGACACAGCGCTTGAGAGGCAGGAGCCGCTCGTGGACGACGATAAGATTGTTTGGACTTGCCGTGGGCTCACGCGACCCAGACGTTGAGAGGAGATTGCTCGGCCCAACTACACTGAACGGCCTCTTGTCAACTAACCTGGTTAATTGACTTAATTCCATTGgatgaaaaaagaaaaaacttgGTTCATTCCATTAAAAAAAGTAACCTTGTAGCAGAACAAATACTTCCTCTCCATGTGTTCACTAATATAAGAAGTTTAGCTTCCTACATTTCTAAACACAGTATATAAAATGTAAAGGAATGCAAATAATTGTGAGAAGAACGGATTTTTTTTTCCTGAATGGCACATATTCAGTGTAGCGCTTGCTACCCAGTGCTCTTATTTATGGCACCTTGTGTGTTCTTCTTTTTGTATGGATAATGGATGGGGAAAATTGCTCATGTAAGTCACTCTCCATGTCGCCACAATGCTTTCGCTTTAAAAAGTTAACATGCTGAAAGATAGCATATAAACATTGCATAGAATTTTCAATATAGGGTCCAGTATTTTCAAAGATCTTTTCAGTGCAAATATCATGGAAAATTGTTCGTAAGTCAAAAGCCCCCCTCCCTGCCCAGCACGCACATATGTTGTCAGAATCGTGATTCTGAATCGGATCGGAATCTCTATGGTAGGATCGTAAACCGTAGAATCTTAACTTTTAGAACCGTAAAATCTTATATTCTACTTAGCAGGATCGTTGAATCGTTCCTCTCAATTTTGGGCATGAAGTCGTAGAATCGTATAATGAAATCATGATTCTGACAACTACTTGTGTGTTCTCACGCAGGCTCGCCACACACTAACAAGCGGGGAGGCCTCGTGCGGTGACCTTCATAGGCATTTGAGGTTAGTAGAAGTTTTATCTTTCAGATGTGCCTAGGAAAAGTGCTCCCTTTTCACAGGTGATGTGGAGGGTGCATGGGCTCACTGTTGTTCCCTTTCAAAAGTGCTCCCCTGTTTTTTCTATCCAAAGAGAAAAAACATGTGTTGCATCCCTTCGCTATAGGGGAAAACTAACGGTGACGCTCTGATGCTAGCATACATACACATCTCGCACATAGGAGCTCGCGAGTGATGGCGACACTCTGGTTCTACATGAGTACACGATAGAAAAGGATGGCCACAATCTGATCTTCGGTCAATCGTGAAGACCTCATCTTACAACTCTTTGGACGTGTGTCGTTGCTCTCGTAGCTGGTGAGACTTTTCTCCATTTGAGGTGGTAGGAATGACTGTGATAGAGCATGTTGAAGTACGTTTGACCAAGACGAAGTGCAAAGTTTGGATTCAAGTTGGTCAACATAGAAATCATAAATGATGTATCGTGTGGGATCAAGTGATATCATGGTATGGTAAGAAATTGTCAACTCGGTTTTGTGAGCTAATCCATGATCTATGTGTTGTTGTCTATGTGAAGTTTAGGTATGTTTCCATTGGGTTGCATCAAAAGCAAGATCTTCATATAGTCCATGAGAGGATCACGTCAAGTGATGATTGTTATCAAGGTtgggaagtgcaagttcaagatgagcatctcaaaagGGGTCATATGTTCATCCTTGCCGTCTATTTATGTACATGTGATGATTTTCTCACATGATGTTTATCCATAATGGATTACTAGCCAAGatcggcgcggcggcacgccgcgccagtaTAGTGGCTGACTGATGGAAATTTTGGTGCAAAAACTTGATACACTGCTTTAattataatatatatataataaaCCCGATTACCTAAATCAGTTGGGCTAGTAAATACCCGTGGGTCTCTACAGTGCTGAAATATGTGGTTTTACGGTGTTGGCCCATGTAAAATTGAGTGGGCCACAATTTATTCATATTTAGATATTGTGGCATTGTGTTtctgttcatcgaaccaatattaactatttttttagataaaggaaatatattaatatcaaatgataccaattacacccagcctttgcaacaacgccccaccctagtggcagtacggatgcacacagccaaaaaagagtaagaaaattaagaaataaaagtcccgctacagccttccagacctagcaacagcaatacaaccaccaccgtgataACACAGacactccaaaagcgacgcctccaagaagggaatagTGCACCCGTGCCGCCatcgcccgaccaaaggtcttagaTTTTCATCCTGaaaatagtccccactctcaaaacaatgcctccaacaaggtcattgccagacacaaccaggtaaggccagaccttgggtttttacCCTGAGATgaaagactctgaacttcacccgtgctgccgcccccacatgcataccactgttgtggagcccggaacgccaagcaaATCCCTCAGCATCACAGAGACTCGAACCTCTTTAGCTagtccaccaatccggccttcatgatattccttcttctgacttcaccatggaccaagtagtcacctgatgtcaacacagaatagagtTTCGCGCCGCTCtctccggaaccaaacggtcggaataaaaacgtgggtgcgcgcgaccgaataccacccgatccagcaaactccaggcaaaagatgcatTGTTTCATTCGCCGgtggagctttccggaactcatctctccagccatATCAAGGCAAACGGACCTCCGatagatcttcatcttcgcttgcgagaaacccgagggccgccaccaaaaacaaagcaagaccagcatccccacgccgccagtccctcctgccggatcaccaggGAAGAGGACGGTGGCGCGGATCATGTGCACCACCTCGAACCATCACCGGGGGCGGAGGCCGCCAACGCTCCACCGAATCCTCGAAGGCTACCAACGGAGAGCATCAGGCCCCGACCAAGTAGCCAtgccgcccggcttcctccaccggcgcttcatcacctcccatggaacgccgtcgcggaaaccctctcctccccctcgtcgtttgacggaaggggcgccgccaccgccgtcggGGACGGGGTTGTGCCCGGGGCCGAGgccagcagcagcggcggcggtccGTGGGCGGCTGCTCGTGGCGGGGCAGGCGGGTCCTCCACCaccgcccaggaggggggcgggagaggaggagggcggcggctaggtcatGAGAGGAGGAGGGGCAGCTAGTACTTTCTGCTAGTATATATTAACACCTGAGATATAAAATACATCATTTAACTATAAATACATCATTTAAATAGCAGCTTTTATTTCCTTGTATGTAATTCCTTACTAAAACAAGTTTAGACAAAGAGATGACATGAAATGTAAATCACACTAAATAATGGACACGATACAAAGTAGAGAGGATGGAGTGTATTAGGGGGCCATGAGTGTCTCTACCCTGATCTACTGTTTTTTATTACTCCTTTCGTCGTCGGACGAAAAATAATAATGCATTCCTTGTTTTTCCTTGCGGAGTGTGGGCCTGCAAAGGCTGCTCGGTTTTTTTGGTGGAGGAGTTTTGTGCCATTGCCGGACTATGTGACTATATTTGCAGAGAAGGCTGCCGAGAATGATTGCATGGAATTAATCTGTGCAATTGTTTTAACGGGCAATTGTCTTTGCATTGCAAAGTAGTGGTATTCTTCTGGCGTAATTAGTTAGTGGCTTTGAACAGTGTGTGACGTGCAGAGGTTGAGTTATAAGTATGCATTGAGGAGAATATTCATCAGGAAGGATTCTAGCGATATGGACAAATAGTGCCAGAAGACTGGCAGTAACATCTATAGATGACGCTGCAGAATATAATTTTCATACAGCGGATTTTGCCATGCTTGTGCAGGGTCTTGACGGTGGCGGCATTGCATCGCTGTGTCTGCTTATTTTTGGTAGAATTTAAAGATCCTTGGACCAAATTGATATAGAGCACCAAATAGTGGTTAATAGTCACTTAATCAGTTATGGGCCCTTGCTTACACAACaccgaatagtttatccatcatGGAGATAAAGCTATTCTATTATGGACATGCACCACAGCATATACTTCTTAGTTTTTCTTAACATGCATGCTCTTTAGAAATTCTCCATGGCAGATCTGACAACAGACAATCCAATCCATGAGGCAACTGTCAGAGGAGCAGTAAATTAGATGCCCATTGTCAATCAAAATGAAGCTTGCCGCTCACAGTGTGTAATTATTGACACACAGGAACGATCATGTGGCATaaaaaatttatttgaattattactaccattatGCTGAAGAATTGAACATATCAGCAGATATGAAAAATCTATACACTATCAGTAACTTTATCCTTTCCATGTGTTTTCATCAAAAGGATATCAGTCAATCGAATCCATGAGACAACTGTCAAAGGAGCAGTAAATTAGGTGTCCATTTTCAATCAAAATGAAGCTTGCCACTCGCAGTGTGTAGATAATTGTGTAACCATACTGAAAACTCTATATTGGTCTTTGTTTTTTTGAAGTGGACATTTAGATAGAAACCAAAACTAAACTCACTTGATAACATTCTTACACCAAGAACTGCGAATACATTAACTTTCTAGCGAATTTGTTACTCCTTCTGTAAGTGGCCATATTACAACTTGAAACTCTTAAACAATGATGGTAGCAACGACCCATACAACCTTTTAAAGGCGCTTTGAAATTCCTCAACTCCATTCATGCATATTGGTAGTACCGTGAATACCTAGTTAAGAAACTTGCAAGAGTCACTTGTATAAATGAGTATAAAGTACATAGTGGTTGATAAGCATTAGCAAGTTATCTTCAATAATAAACGGTATCATTTACAAACTCCACTACTTAAGAAAATCAAAATGACAAATACGAAAATAAGATAAATTGGAAACCAGAAGGACGGCAAATATATCAAAATGTACCCAACAGAACAAAAATACATGAATGTGCCTCCAGGAAAATTTCTTGAAGCTTGGTACGCGCCCATCATTTAGTTCAGGTGAACTGAGCACATTAGTAGTGTTCATGTATAATTCTTGGTTCTACCATAGGCCATCAAAAGATCACTGCATACATACCACCTATTTGATTTACCATGTGTTATATCCTCACCATATTTAAAGAAGTTCATCTGAAATCTGAAAATTTTACTGAAAAAATAGACATTTTCTACCATCACATGTCATTAAAATCAACCTCTACTTCATGTATTGAGCAGTTAAATGACAAATTATATTATTACAGCGAATAATCCTAAGAAAGCAAGTGGCATACCAGGAATACCAAAAGGGCAGGATAAGAATAAATATGAGAAATTAGGGAGAGTACGATGTTAGATCAAAAACCTATATACATAGTTTATGGGACATATGTCATTATCACTTTATGCTGCACCCGCAGGTATGGTGCCCATAAAACATGAGACTGTACAGCTGAAAGAGATGAACCAATATTGCAGTATgctcaaagaaaagaaaaaaagcatTCACAAGAGTTGAACCAATATTGCAGTATGATCACATGAAAAGAGGCACTCACCAGGATATTAGTCAGCAATTCAGGATTAATTCCATTATTATGTTAAATGAACAAACTCAATCCACTAAATCTGACCATCTAAATGTTTTTCTTGATGTGATTTCCATTTAAGGACAACCTAAATCCAGGAACGAATACAATATGTTGAGGCATGTCAAAAGTATAATAAGAAAGACAGTCAATGACCATCCTGGAAGCGTCGAGACTTTGATGACAAGTTGACAACAGTATGTAGAAGAACTTGTAAAGAAATTTGGAAGAAAAATAAACCTATCAGTACATTTGGAAAAATATCTGCAGAGCTGTTGAAAAAGGTTTAAATTCCTGGACTGGAGAAGTTTGTTGAGTGACCATAAATGAATGAGATAACTTATGCACCTTAGTTTAAGATGTAATCAGCATCTATTTCATTATCTCTCTGGAAACAAATGTAGAGACGCCCTCCACCAACCGCTCCATTCTTCAGTGTTGCGACCTGCAGGCTACACACATCTGCCTGAGACCAAGAGCCGGAGCAAGAGACTATGAAAGGAGAATAGAACTGCAGGTAGCAACAAATTTTTCTAAATACCAATCTATTTTGCCAGCATTTTTTCCGATGGATCAAATACTGTGAATATACTACATAAAATGCTCACTATATTAGTATTTTGGTACTCAGCATACATGAATATCGGCGTAAGAGCAAACAGAACGTACCATCTATCTATGATAAAGTGCAATACAAAGCATAGAAAAGTCCAGAGATCAGGCATCAGTAAATGAATATGCATGGATAGAGCTTTCAAAGCTGTCAAAAGAACTTGTCGTAGGAGAGAACAATATATGGCAGCACGGTAGGCTAGAAGAAACTAAGTACCCATCTTTTTCATATGTTGCAGGAGAAAAAGTGATTGAACTCGTCTTCAATCTCTAGTTTGCTTAGTGCTAAAAGCTGACTAACAATACCAAAAAATACCACATGCCTCTTGCAATGCTGAAGATTGACCATACACCTGCAGCTTGTGGTAAAGCTTCTCCCCCTTGTGTAATACAATACAGTGCACGGATATAACAACTTGGGGTAATGATTATGCATTAATATAAAACCACCGGCATCAAAACTGTAGTAATTTATATAACAACATGTTATGTGTGTGCTCTTGAGAGCCCACACACCTATATTGTGTCAAAACCAGATAGAGGTTAAAGTTAGCGGCCGGTAAATCCAACCGGTGAGTATTTGGGGTGCGTGGCTGAAATCTTTATACCTGTTGACTGAACAATGGTCATAGCAACAAATAAAGAAGGTATTGTACATGAAAGCATCATTAGTTGTTTTGAGGGGAAGAAAGCAGGTATAAAAGAAATTGGACTGAATGCACCATATAATGGGTTCCTGATAGAAATTGAACAGTCTGATACTATATAGGTCTTGCCGTCTTGGGCATGTCGACAACAAAAAAATTAATCGTTAAGATTGATCCTTCTTTCCGTTGATCCCTGAATTGGTCGATGCAGTTTTGTGGCACACAATCCTCCGTTATGTCTCCCTGCAATGTTATTGAAGGCAGGGATTGTATTAGAGGAAGGATATGGACAGTTCTACCGACACAAGATGGTATAGCAAGCAAAGGGAAGGAAATGTAGGGACATTTATAGAATGCAGCGTGCAGACCCCTTAACAAATTCTCTTTA
It includes:
- the LOC127323956 gene encoding 7-hydroxymethyl chlorophyll a reductase, chloroplastic; protein product: MAMAARCFSYTSPKPCFSFTPRCSSSASGGKGSGKRKAVREDWREKSKPITPGGVYPAKDQCSRCGLCDTYYIAHVKDACAFLGDGMSRVEDLEPIVHGRGRKDSMDEMYFGVHDQLLYARKTEPVPGAQWTGIVTTIAVEMLKADMVDAVVCVQSDPDDRFAPRPVLARTPEEVIAAKGVKPTLSPNLDTLALVEAAGVKRLLFCGVGCQVQALRSIEKYLGLDKLYVLGTNCVDNGTREGLDKFLKAASTEPETVLHYEFMQDYKVHLKHLDGHIEEVPYFCLPANDLVDVIAPSCYSCFDYTNGLADLVVGYMGVPKYAGVSMTQHPQYITVRNDRGREMLSLVEGLLESTPTVSSGARQPFVMETVKADDAAKMGKGPADPAPRFVGNIIAFLLNLIGPKGLEFGRYSLDYHTIRNYLYVKRAWGSARAEQHMPSYAKKIVDAYNKDGRIDSMLKETKQIVK